The proteins below are encoded in one region of Paenarthrobacter ilicis:
- the groL gene encoding chaperonin GroEL (60 kDa chaperone family; promotes refolding of misfolded polypeptides especially under stressful conditions; forms two stacked rings of heptamers to form a barrel-shaped 14mer; ends can be capped by GroES; misfolded proteins enter the barrel where they are refolded when GroES binds) — protein MAKQLAFNDAARRSLEAGIDKLANTVKVTLGPRGRNVVLDKKWGAPTITNDGVTIAREVELDDPYENLGAQLAKEVATKTNDVAGDGTTTATVLAQALVKEGLRNVAAGAAPGEIKRGIEVAVEAVAARLLENAREVEGTQVANVAAISAQSDEVGELLAEAFGKVGKDGVITIEESSTTQTELVLTEGMQFDKGYLSPYFVTDAERQEAVLEDALILINQGKISSLQDFLPLLEKALQANKPLFIIAEDIEGEALSTLIVNRIRGTLNVVAVKAPGFGDRRKAMLQDIATLTGAQVVSPDLGLTLDSVGLEVLGTARRITVTKDNTTIVDGAGSAQDVADRVAQLRAELGRTDSDWDKEKLQERLAKLAGGIGVIKVGAATEVELKEKKHRIEDAVSSTRAALEEGIVSGGGSALIHALKALDESPAVKALEGDAAAAVGIVRRALVQPLRWIAQNAGFDGFVVVAKVSELEANHGFNAKSGEYEDLIAAGVIDPVKVTRSALRNAASIAALVLTTETLVAEKPVEEEDSHAGHQH, from the coding sequence ATGGCAAAGCAGCTTGCTTTTAACGATGCTGCCCGCCGGTCTCTTGAGGCCGGTATCGACAAGCTCGCCAACACTGTCAAGGTGACGCTTGGCCCGCGCGGCCGCAACGTCGTGCTGGACAAGAAGTGGGGCGCTCCCACGATCACCAACGACGGCGTCACCATTGCACGCGAAGTTGAGCTTGATGACCCCTACGAGAACCTTGGTGCACAGCTGGCCAAGGAAGTAGCTACCAAGACCAACGATGTTGCCGGCGACGGCACCACCACGGCCACCGTCCTTGCCCAGGCACTGGTCAAGGAAGGCCTGCGCAACGTTGCAGCAGGTGCGGCTCCCGGCGAGATCAAGCGCGGCATTGAGGTTGCGGTTGAAGCTGTGGCTGCCCGCCTCCTGGAGAACGCCCGCGAAGTCGAAGGCACCCAGGTTGCCAACGTTGCCGCCATCTCCGCGCAGAGCGACGAGGTTGGCGAACTGCTGGCCGAAGCGTTCGGCAAGGTAGGCAAAGACGGTGTCATCACCATCGAAGAATCCTCCACCACCCAGACCGAACTGGTGCTCACCGAGGGCATGCAGTTCGACAAGGGCTACTTGTCTCCGTACTTCGTCACCGACGCAGAGCGCCAGGAAGCCGTCCTTGAAGACGCCCTGATCCTGATCAACCAGGGCAAGATCTCCTCTCTGCAGGACTTCCTGCCGCTGCTGGAGAAGGCATTGCAGGCCAACAAGCCGCTCTTCATCATTGCTGAAGACATCGAAGGCGAAGCCCTGTCCACGCTGATCGTCAACCGCATCCGCGGCACCCTCAACGTTGTTGCCGTCAAGGCTCCGGGCTTCGGCGACCGCCGCAAGGCCATGCTCCAGGACATCGCCACGCTCACGGGAGCCCAGGTTGTTTCCCCTGACCTGGGCCTCACGCTGGACAGCGTTGGCCTCGAGGTGCTGGGTACTGCCCGCCGCATCACGGTCACCAAGGACAACACCACCATTGTTGACGGTGCCGGTTCCGCGCAGGACGTTGCGGACCGCGTTGCACAGCTGCGCGCCGAACTTGGCCGGACGGATTCCGACTGGGACAAGGAAAAGCTGCAGGAACGCCTGGCCAAGCTGGCCGGCGGCATCGGCGTGATCAAGGTTGGCGCTGCCACCGAGGTTGAGCTGAAGGAAAAGAAGCACCGCATTGAGGACGCTGTTTCCTCCACGCGTGCAGCCCTTGAAGAGGGCATCGTCTCCGGCGGCGGTTCCGCCCTCATCCACGCCCTCAAGGCACTGGACGAGTCCCCGGCCGTCAAGGCACTGGAAGGTGACGCAGCTGCTGCTGTGGGCATCGTCCGCCGCGCCCTGGTTCAGCCCCTCCGCTGGATCGCCCAGAACGCCGGCTTCGACGGCTTCGTTGTTGTTGCCAAGGTTTCCGAGCTGGAAGCCAACCACGGCTTCAACGCCAAGTCCGGCGAGTACGAGGACCTGATCGCCGCTGGCGTGATCGACCCCGTCAAGGTCACCCGTTCGGCTCTCCGCAACGCTGCTTCCATCGCCGCCTTGGTTCTCACCACTGAGACCCTGGTTGCTGAAAAGCCGGTTGAGGAAGAAGACTCACACGCAGGTCACCAGCACTAA
- the groES gene encoding co-chaperone GroES: MSVSIKPLEDRIVVRPLEAEQTTASGLVIPDSAQEKPQEGEVVAIGPGRFDDNGNRVPVDVAVGDVVIYSKYGGTEVKTGGNEYLVLSARDVLAIVVK, encoded by the coding sequence GTGTCGGTCTCGATTAAGCCTCTTGAGGATCGTATTGTTGTTCGCCCGCTCGAAGCAGAGCAGACCACGGCTTCCGGCCTGGTCATTCCGGACTCCGCACAGGAGAAGCCGCAGGAAGGCGAAGTTGTTGCAATCGGCCCCGGCCGCTTCGATGACAACGGAAACCGCGTACCGGTTGACGTAGCTGTTGGCGACGTCGTCATCTACTCCAAGTACGGTGGAACCGAAGTCAAGACCGGCGGCAACGAGTACCTCGTTCTGTCCGCCCGCGACGTCCTTGCGATCGTCGTAAAGTAA
- a CDS encoding class I SAM-dependent methyltransferase — MPNAPQENIAPLLSTEGWELLGSLGPYKDEDAFRINAELRKAGHSPDLVAAVLTQSRLRTRAEAKFGDFAHHMLFTKAGLEQATRLNVAARHAERFANAGVTHVADLGCGLGADSLAMASMDIPVTAVDMDETTAACATINLMPFPHAKVLHSDATAVDLEGIDGVWMDPARRTTSTSGTTRIWDPEAFSPPLSFVEQVAATGRAVGVKMGPGMPHDSVPANCEAQWVSVGGDVTEVTLWFNAVARPGVRRAALVIGSQGAAEITSGENFDGGPAADVGPVTGYLYEPDGAVIRAGLVADVAQRLDGHLVDEHIAYICAPELHDTPFARAYKVLDVMPYNVKALKAWVKSNGITVLDIKKRGTAVTPEELRKQLLPAKPDKSLGTKTATLVLTRIGEDRVAVVVEPVTA; from the coding sequence ATGCCCAACGCACCCCAGGAAAACATTGCACCCCTTCTCAGCACCGAAGGGTGGGAGTTGCTGGGCTCATTGGGCCCTTACAAGGATGAGGACGCGTTCCGCATCAACGCCGAGCTCCGCAAGGCCGGCCACTCCCCGGACCTGGTGGCAGCAGTGCTCACCCAGTCCCGGTTGCGGACCCGGGCCGAAGCCAAGTTCGGCGATTTTGCCCACCACATGCTCTTCACCAAAGCAGGTCTTGAGCAGGCCACGCGCCTGAACGTAGCTGCCCGCCACGCCGAGCGCTTCGCCAACGCCGGCGTCACCCACGTGGCCGACCTTGGCTGCGGGTTGGGCGCCGACTCCCTGGCCATGGCCTCCATGGACATCCCGGTCACCGCCGTGGACATGGATGAGACTACCGCTGCTTGTGCCACCATCAACCTCATGCCGTTCCCGCACGCCAAGGTGCTCCACTCCGATGCCACCGCAGTGGACTTGGAGGGCATCGACGGCGTGTGGATGGATCCGGCCCGCCGCACCACGTCCACCTCCGGCACCACCAGGATCTGGGATCCCGAGGCCTTTTCACCACCGTTGTCCTTCGTGGAGCAAGTCGCCGCCACCGGACGGGCTGTGGGGGTCAAGATGGGGCCCGGCATGCCGCACGACTCCGTTCCCGCGAACTGCGAGGCCCAATGGGTGTCGGTGGGCGGCGACGTCACGGAAGTGACCCTCTGGTTCAACGCGGTGGCACGCCCCGGAGTCCGGCGCGCCGCCTTGGTGATCGGCAGCCAGGGCGCCGCGGAAATCACCAGCGGCGAGAATTTCGACGGCGGTCCGGCAGCCGACGTCGGGCCGGTCACCGGCTACCTGTACGAACCCGATGGGGCGGTAATCCGCGCAGGCCTGGTGGCCGACGTCGCGCAGAGGCTGGACGGGCACCTGGTGGACGAACACATCGCCTACATCTGCGCCCCGGAGCTGCACGACACCCCGTTTGCCCGCGCCTACAAAGTGCTGGACGTCATGCCGTACAACGTCAAAGCGCTCAAGGCCTGGGTCAAGAGCAACGGAATCACGGTGCTGGACATCAAAAAGCGCGGCACAGCGGTCACCCCCGAGGAACTCCGCAAGCAGCTCCTGCCCGCCAAACCGGACAAGTCCCTGGGGACAAAAACAGCCACCCTGGTCCTCACCAGGATCGGTGAGGACAGAGTGGCTGTTGTGGTGGAACCGGTCACTGCCTAG
- a CDS encoding shikimate 5-dehydrogenase produces MPILNKDMSLCISLAARPSNIGTRFHNYLYDLLGLNFVYKAFAPADIAQAVAGIRGLPIRGAAVSMPYKEAVIELVDVMDPSAKAIDSVNTIVNNQGVLTAYNTDYIAIARLLREHQVPSGHSVLLRGSGGMAKAVAAALRDAGFGAVTILARNEESGRALADLYGYAWQADVNGSTADLIINVTPLGMAGADETVQSFDEATVDAASVVFDVVALPSETPLIKAARAAGKPVITGAEVIAIQAEEQFVLYTGVRPTADQVREASEFSRR; encoded by the coding sequence ATGCCCATCCTCAACAAAGACATGTCCCTCTGCATTTCGCTTGCTGCCCGGCCCAGCAATATCGGGACCCGGTTCCACAACTATTTGTACGATCTGCTCGGCTTGAACTTTGTGTACAAAGCATTCGCCCCTGCGGACATCGCCCAAGCGGTGGCGGGCATCCGCGGCCTCCCCATTCGGGGTGCCGCGGTGTCCATGCCCTACAAGGAAGCCGTCATTGAGCTGGTGGACGTGATGGACCCCTCGGCCAAAGCGATCGACTCGGTGAACACCATCGTGAACAACCAGGGTGTCCTCACTGCCTACAACACCGACTACATCGCGATCGCGCGCCTCTTGCGGGAGCACCAGGTCCCCAGCGGCCATTCCGTCCTGCTCCGCGGCTCAGGGGGGATGGCCAAGGCTGTTGCGGCCGCCCTCCGCGATGCCGGATTCGGCGCCGTCACCATCCTTGCCCGCAACGAGGAATCCGGCCGCGCACTGGCCGATCTTTACGGCTATGCCTGGCAGGCCGACGTCAATGGATCCACGGCAGACCTCATTATCAACGTCACGCCCCTGGGCATGGCCGGGGCCGATGAAACCGTGCAGTCCTTCGACGAAGCAACCGTTGACGCCGCCTCGGTGGTTTTCGATGTTGTGGCACTGCCCTCCGAGACGCCCCTTATCAAGGCTGCCCGTGCGGCGGGCAAACCGGTGATTACCGGTGCCGAAGTCATTGCCATCCAGGCCGAGGAGCAATTCGTCCTGTACACGGGCGTGCGTCCCACGGCCGATCAGGTACGCGAAGCCTCGGAATTCTCGCGTCGCTGA
- the ykgO gene encoding type B 50S ribosomal protein L36 translates to MKVRNSLRALKKIPGAQIVRRRGRTFVINKNNPRMKARQG, encoded by the coding sequence ATGAAGGTCAGGAATTCACTGCGCGCCCTCAAGAAGATCCCGGGGGCGCAGATCGTCCGCAGGCGCGGCCGCACTTTTGTCATCAACAAGAACAACCCGCGGATGAAAGCGCGGCAAGGCTGA
- a CDS encoding GTP-binding protein, producing the protein MHLTVVTSLDTQCRDAAAHRVGQIHPESAVVLHDLLDASLVLRRIYRNGQLVERETTLLEHGCLSCTVRLDVVPTAERLAAAGLGHVVLGLPPGVEAGMALAELRYGLSEPARIDNAVLAVDASELDDQIWDRHSLFESGFTSTPRDERTSGEFLIREFSQADTVMVYPGLGAGLMGENPEGTRAWMLGIELLGQLAPHAALVAAADTFQPGCFDDDEAAARNRPGVVRIPVSESDGSFRTVLHRAERPLHPGRFRDALPQLAVGSHWLRGRLWIASAPTKRIVVQGIGPRVWLESTGTWLADTAGGTTGAPAGKRGAGADPDAALDWHPSHGDRGTVLAVTGRSKDIDPAEIRDLLEGCQLTAAEMTMAAGSWEDPLELSDAL; encoded by the coding sequence ATGCACCTTACAGTCGTCACTTCCCTTGACACCCAGTGCCGTGATGCCGCTGCCCACCGGGTGGGACAAATCCACCCGGAATCGGCCGTGGTCCTGCATGATCTCCTGGATGCGTCCTTGGTCCTCCGCCGGATCTACCGGAACGGCCAACTGGTCGAACGTGAAACAACGCTGCTGGAGCATGGGTGCCTCAGCTGCACTGTGAGGTTGGATGTTGTTCCGACGGCGGAACGGCTCGCAGCCGCGGGCCTCGGCCACGTTGTCCTGGGCTTGCCCCCGGGAGTTGAAGCCGGAATGGCCCTTGCCGAGCTTCGCTACGGGCTCAGCGAACCGGCACGCATAGACAACGCAGTGCTGGCCGTTGACGCCTCGGAGCTGGATGACCAGATCTGGGATCGGCATAGCCTCTTTGAGTCGGGCTTTACTTCTACTCCCCGGGATGAGCGCACCAGCGGGGAGTTCCTCATCAGGGAGTTCTCGCAGGCGGACACTGTGATGGTGTACCCGGGGCTTGGTGCTGGGCTGATGGGGGAGAATCCGGAGGGAACCCGCGCCTGGATGCTGGGCATCGAGTTGCTCGGCCAACTGGCTCCCCATGCGGCCCTGGTGGCGGCAGCAGACACCTTCCAGCCAGGCTGCTTCGACGACGACGAAGCAGCGGCACGCAACCGGCCCGGCGTCGTGCGCATTCCTGTCAGCGAGTCCGATGGTTCATTCCGCACGGTGCTCCACCGTGCTGAACGGCCCCTGCACCCAGGGCGGTTCCGCGATGCCCTGCCGCAGCTGGCCGTGGGCAGCCATTGGCTGCGGGGGCGCCTCTGGATTGCGTCGGCCCCCACCAAACGGATTGTGGTCCAAGGCATCGGGCCCAGGGTCTGGCTCGAAAGTACAGGGACGTGGCTGGCGGATACCGCCGGTGGCACAACCGGTGCGCCTGCGGGGAAACGCGGTGCGGGAGCCGACCCCGACGCTGCCCTTGACTGGCATCCGAGCCATGGCGACCGTGGAACCGTGCTGGCAGTCACAGGACGCAGCAAGGACATTGATCCGGCGGAAATCCGGGACCTTTTGGAAGGCTGCCAACTCACCGCAGCCGAAATGACGATGGCCGCGGGCTCCTGGGAAGACCCCCTGGAGCTCAGCGACGCTCTCTAA
- a CDS encoding glutamate--cysteine ligase codes for MQIDFAPSRQSTLGVEWELALVNARTGELVSVANDVLKGVANNHPDLNEDDEHPHIKRELLLNTVELVTGICETVKDAKEDLSRSLAAVREITDTMGVEVFCAGSHPFSPPLLQPVTDKERYAKLIERTQWWGRQMVIYGVHVHVGIDRKDKVLPILDGLVNYFPHFQALSASSPFWAGEETGYASQRALMFQQLPTAGLPFQFDTWEAYESYVQDMFTTGVIDSTSEIRWDIRPVSNLGTIEMRICDGLASLEEVGAIAALTQCLVDEFSSILDAGGSIPTMPPWHVQENKWRAARYGMEAIIILDAEGNEQLVTEHLAETVSRLEPVAAKLGCSEELADVLKIIQRGASYQRQRRVAAAHDGDLQAVVMDLVQQMRKGPDA; via the coding sequence GTGCAGATTGATTTTGCGCCATCCAGGCAATCGACACTGGGTGTGGAATGGGAGTTGGCGCTCGTCAATGCACGCACCGGCGAACTCGTATCGGTAGCGAATGACGTCCTCAAAGGGGTAGCGAACAATCACCCCGACCTCAACGAGGACGACGAGCACCCCCATATCAAGCGGGAACTGCTGCTGAACACCGTGGAACTCGTCACCGGAATCTGCGAAACCGTCAAGGATGCCAAAGAAGACCTCAGCCGCTCGCTGGCAGCCGTCCGCGAAATCACTGACACCATGGGCGTGGAAGTCTTCTGCGCGGGAAGCCACCCCTTCAGCCCTCCCCTGCTCCAACCCGTCACGGACAAAGAGCGCTACGCCAAACTCATTGAGCGGACCCAATGGTGGGGCCGGCAAATGGTCATCTACGGCGTACACGTCCATGTGGGCATTGACCGCAAGGACAAAGTGCTCCCCATCCTTGACGGCCTGGTCAACTACTTCCCGCACTTCCAGGCGCTCTCCGCTTCCAGCCCGTTCTGGGCCGGAGAAGAAACGGGCTACGCATCCCAGCGTGCCCTCATGTTCCAGCAACTTCCCACCGCCGGGTTGCCGTTCCAGTTCGATACGTGGGAAGCCTACGAGTCCTACGTCCAGGACATGTTCACCACGGGTGTCATCGATTCAACCTCCGAGATCCGTTGGGACATCCGTCCGGTGTCCAACCTGGGCACCATTGAAATGCGGATCTGCGATGGCCTGGCCAGCCTTGAAGAGGTGGGAGCCATCGCTGCGCTGACCCAGTGCCTGGTGGACGAGTTCTCCTCGATCCTGGACGCCGGGGGCAGCATTCCCACCATGCCGCCATGGCATGTGCAGGAAAACAAGTGGCGTGCCGCCCGCTACGGCATGGAAGCAATCATCATCCTCGACGCCGAGGGCAACGAGCAGCTGGTCACCGAGCACCTGGCAGAAACCGTCAGCCGCCTTGAGCCCGTCGCCGCCAAGCTTGGCTGCTCCGAGGAACTGGCCGATGTCCTCAAAATCATCCAGCGCGGGGCCAGCTACCAGCGGCAGCGCCGGGTAGCCGCCGCCCACGACGGCGACCTGCAGGCAGTGGTCATGGACCTGGTCCAGCAGATGCGCAAGGGCCCTGACGCCTGA